In Chryseobacterium gotjawalense, the following are encoded in one genomic region:
- a CDS encoding type II toxin-antitoxin system YafQ family toxin yields MKNYELIYRGQFKKDLKKYLQDKNAFAEIEIVLLLLENFGVSGIPQSKKPHLLKGNYKNQWECHILPDLLLIWLQFDEENKQIHLIRIGSHTEILKM; encoded by the coding sequence ATGAAGAACTATGAATTAATTTACCGGGGGCAATTCAAAAAAGATTTAAAAAAATATCTACAGGATAAAAATGCTTTTGCCGAAATTGAAATCGTTTTGCTTCTGCTGGAGAATTTCGGTGTTAGCGGAATTCCACAATCGAAAAAACCACATCTGTTGAAAGGCAATTATAAAAATCAGTGGGAATGTCATATTCTGCCAGATTTACTTTTGATTTGGCTCCAGTTCGATGAGGAAAATAAGCAAATTCATCTCATCAGAATTGGCTCACATACTGAAATTCTAAAAATGTAA
- a CDS encoding BaiN/RdsA family NAD(P)/FAD-dependent oxidoreductase, whose amino-acid sequence MTKKKIIIIGGGAAGFFCAANLDETQFDVIILEQNSDVLQKVKISGGGRCNVSHACFDPKELVQFYPRGNKELLSVFHKFQPGDTMEWFEQRNVSLKIENDNRIFPESNSSQTVIDTLVDEVSHKNFQIHSKSVVLEIVQKENQYLITTSTNSYLADFVIYTTGSSPKSLKMIQNLGHKIVEPVPSLFTFNIKNETLKDLMGTSFLHAEVAIPQLKMDESGPMLITHWGLSGPAILKLSAWKARELANLKYQFEIVVNFLGVDLESAEETFKNFRQDHPKKTVGSSKIFDITTRFWHRILWLSKVDLDKNISNISGQELQKILQHLCENKMKVNGKSTYKDEFVTAGGIDLKEIDFKTMKSKLLPNFYIAGEVLNIDAVTGGFNFQACWSEAWLIAQDLNSQPF is encoded by the coding sequence ATGACAAAAAAGAAAATCATCATTATCGGTGGCGGTGCAGCAGGATTCTTCTGTGCAGCGAATCTCGACGAAACCCAGTTTGATGTAATCATCCTCGAACAAAATTCTGATGTTTTGCAAAAAGTGAAGATTTCCGGTGGCGGAAGATGCAATGTTTCGCATGCCTGTTTTGATCCAAAAGAATTAGTGCAGTTTTACCCGAGAGGAAATAAAGAATTATTAAGTGTTTTTCATAAATTTCAACCGGGAGACACCATGGAATGGTTTGAACAACGAAATGTTTCGTTAAAGATTGAAAATGACAACAGAATTTTTCCTGAAAGCAATTCCTCGCAAACGGTTATCGATACATTAGTGGATGAAGTTTCCCATAAAAATTTTCAGATTCATTCGAAATCGGTTGTTTTGGAAATTGTACAGAAAGAAAATCAATATTTAATTACAACCAGCACCAATAGCTATCTTGCTGATTTTGTTATTTATACAACCGGAAGTTCTCCCAAATCATTGAAAATGATTCAGAATCTCGGTCATAAAATCGTAGAGCCGGTTCCGTCTTTATTTACTTTTAACATTAAAAATGAAACCTTAAAAGATTTAATGGGAACAAGTTTTCTTCATGCAGAAGTCGCTATTCCCCAATTAAAAATGGATGAGTCAGGACCGATGTTAATTACTCATTGGGGACTTTCCGGTCCGGCCATTTTAAAACTTTCGGCATGGAAGGCGCGAGAACTTGCCAATTTAAAATATCAGTTTGAAATCGTCGTTAATTTTTTAGGAGTCGATTTAGAATCTGCTGAGGAAACTTTTAAAAACTTCCGGCAGGATCATCCTAAAAAAACCGTTGGAAGTTCGAAAATATTTGATATTACAACCCGTTTTTGGCATCGGATTCTTTGGTTGTCGAAAGTAGATTTAGATAAAAATATTTCTAATATTTCCGGTCAGGAACTGCAGAAAATCCTGCAACATCTTTGTGAGAATAAAATGAAAGTCAATGGAAAGTCAACGTACAAAGATGAATTCGTGACGGCAGGTGGAATCGATTTAAAAGAAATTGATTTTAAAACCATGAAATCTAAACTGCTTCCTAACTTTTATATAGCCGGAGAAGTTTTAAATATCGATGCAGTTACCGGTGGATTTAACTTTCAGGCGTGCTGGAGTGAGGCTTGGCTGATTGCCCAAGATTTAAACTCCCAGCCGTTTTAA
- a CDS encoding CPXCG motif-containing cysteine-rich protein — MLEHFYTCPYCWEEISALLDPSIPNQTYIEDCEVCCNPIELHVSFENEELVGFDAVNIEQ; from the coding sequence ATGTTAGAACATTTTTATACTTGTCCATACTGTTGGGAGGAAATTTCTGCGCTTTTGGATCCGTCCATTCCCAATCAAACGTATATCGAAGATTGTGAAGTTTGCTGTAATCCGATAGAATTGCACGTAAGTTTTGAAAACGAGGAATTGGTCGGCTTTGATGCCGTGAATATTGAACAGTAA
- a CDS encoding acyltransferase family protein, translating into MKRDLYIDFAKGFATLAIIFIHTVFWSGQYYVPTELRVLSLLIDVPLFYALSGLTSGANIEKTLYRLVKLQITYMIFVTFLFFLDYLFKVFGLNVFGLDWMKDFYSTFGSKYVPQSISDVPQWQNLGNWYLHQYTNADTFPVVMGSFWYLKVYFILTVLGVLILRFFPKHINWFIGICLGLTLIFNVFPHYYPSGQVGYVALYLGIFLIAHQFKGKKIPAKVFPFLYGILLLILAFLFWNYGEELFLKMNKAKFPPKLLYVFWASFSLLTLFVLYNRLKIEKNNFLTYIGQNAIFFYFAQGMSSSVIYFLVVPLKEYFPWWILVAVIFGVNILLALIIAKGLKKLDAVGWKILEFLRKKTASV; encoded by the coding sequence ATGAAAAGAGATTTATACATTGATTTTGCAAAGGGTTTCGCGACGCTTGCCATTATTTTCATCCACACCGTATTTTGGTCCGGTCAATACTATGTTCCTACAGAATTGCGCGTTCTGTCTTTGCTCATAGATGTTCCTTTGTTTTACGCATTAAGTGGTTTAACTTCCGGTGCAAATATCGAAAAAACGCTATATCGGTTGGTGAAACTGCAGATCACTTATATGATTTTCGTGACCTTTCTTTTCTTTCTCGATTATTTATTTAAAGTTTTTGGGTTAAATGTCTTCGGTTTAGATTGGATGAAAGATTTTTATTCCACATTCGGTTCCAAATACGTTCCGCAAAGTATTTCTGATGTTCCGCAATGGCAAAATTTGGGCAATTGGTATCTTCATCAATATACCAATGCCGATACTTTTCCGGTAGTGATGGGCAGTTTCTGGTATTTAAAAGTGTATTTTATTTTAACGGTGCTTGGTGTTTTAATTCTGAGATTTTTTCCAAAACATATCAATTGGTTTATTGGAATTTGTTTGGGCTTAACTTTAATTTTTAATGTATTTCCGCACTATTATCCATCAGGACAAGTTGGCTATGTGGCGTTATATTTAGGAATATTCTTAATTGCTCATCAATTCAAAGGAAAGAAAATCCCAGCCAAAGTATTTCCTTTTTTATATGGAATTTTACTTCTTATCTTAGCTTTTCTATTTTGGAATTATGGGGAAGAATTATTTTTGAAAATGAATAAAGCGAAATTTCCACCGAAATTACTGTATGTTTTCTGGGCCAGTTTTTCGTTATTAACCCTGTTTGTTTTATACAACCGACTGAAAATTGAAAAAAACAACTTCCTTACTTATATCGGGCAGAACGCTATTTTCTTTTATTTCGCACAGGGAATGAGCTCCTCAGTTATTTATTTTCTGGTTGTTCCGCTGAAAGAATATTTCCCGTGGTGGATTTTGGTAGCCGTTATATTTGGTGTCAATATTTTGTTGGCTCTTATTATTGCCAAAGGATTAAAAAAACTGGACGCTGTTGGCTGGAAAATTCTTGAATTTTTACGAAAAAAAACTGCTTCGGTTTAA
- a CDS encoding bacteriophage spanin2 family protein, whose amino-acid sequence MKNIFAFVLFLIMLTSCQTRVVSMQKPLKNNSLELYQKYTVQTNDAKVIKLEVLKLDDENIYGKLKSGEDVIIKKIDVREAKKLDLFSSIALALAAIVAVIIVPI is encoded by the coding sequence ATGAAAAACATATTTGCTTTTGTCTTATTTCTTATCATGTTGACTTCCTGCCAAACCCGCGTGGTAAGTATGCAGAAACCACTGAAAAACAACTCTCTGGAACTGTACCAGAAATATACCGTTCAAACGAATGACGCCAAAGTGATTAAGCTTGAAGTTTTAAAATTAGACGATGAAAATATCTACGGAAAATTAAAATCCGGAGAAGATGTTATTATAAAAAAGATCGATGTTCGCGAAGCTAAAAAATTGGATTTATTTTCTTCGATAGCACTTGCGCTGGCTGCGATTGTGGCAGTTATTATTGTACCGATTTAA
- the uvrB gene encoding excinuclease ABC subunit UvrB: protein MEFKLQSEYKPTGDQPTAIKKLTEGLGIGEKYQTLLGVTGSGKTFTVANVVNNTQKPTLVLAHNKTLAAQLFMEFKEFFPNNAVEYFVSYYDYYQPEAFIASTNTYIEKDLSINEEVEKLRLSAIASLLSGRRDILIVASVSCIYGVGNPVEFEKSLISIEKNQKITRTTLLHSLVNALYARTLNEFTRGTFRVKGDVVDVFPAYADNAIRIQFFGDEIETIQSFNPLSGNVMDNFDDIKIYPANLFVTSKETQVNAIREIQDDMVKQVDFFNDIEKPYEAKRLQERTELDLEMMKELGYCSGIENYSRYFDGRLPGSRPFCLLDYFPKDYLMVIDESHVTIPQVHAMYGGDRSRKEVLVEHGFRLPAAMDNRPLKFEEFEAIQNQVIYVSATPADYELEKSGGEYIEQLIRPTGLLDPVIEIRPSLNQIDDLMEEIQKRAEVDERTLVTTLTKKMAEELTKYFTKFGIRTRYIHSDVETLDRIQIMQDLRVGLFDVLVGVNLLREGLDLPEVSLVAILDADKEGMLRSRRSMTQTVGRAARNLNGKAILYADKMTKSMQATIDETLYRRGKQIEYNEKHGQVPTALNKKISEILVGRSKDFPDEKYTQKQILQEVAEQKAKYGSDDIEKLVAEKQKAMEAAAKNLDFIKAAKLRDEINALKA from the coding sequence ATGGAATTTAAACTTCAATCGGAATATAAACCTACAGGCGATCAGCCAACTGCCATCAAAAAACTGACTGAAGGTCTGGGAATCGGTGAGAAATACCAAACGCTTCTGGGAGTGACCGGTTCCGGGAAAACTTTTACAGTAGCCAATGTGGTAAACAATACGCAGAAACCAACTTTGGTTCTGGCACATAATAAAACTTTGGCCGCACAATTATTCATGGAATTCAAAGAGTTTTTCCCAAATAATGCCGTGGAGTATTTTGTTTCTTATTACGATTATTATCAGCCGGAAGCATTTATCGCTTCAACCAATACTTATATTGAAAAAGATTTATCCATCAATGAAGAAGTAGAAAAACTACGGCTTTCTGCCATAGCAAGTTTGCTTTCCGGGAGAAGAGATATTTTAATCGTCGCTTCAGTTTCCTGTATTTATGGAGTCGGAAATCCTGTGGAATTTGAAAAATCGCTGATTTCCATTGAAAAAAATCAAAAGATAACGCGAACCACTTTACTCCATTCTCTAGTTAATGCTTTATATGCAAGGACTTTAAATGAATTTACACGCGGAACATTCCGGGTGAAAGGTGATGTTGTCGATGTATTTCCGGCGTATGCGGATAATGCAATTCGGATTCAGTTTTTCGGTGACGAGATCGAGACTATTCAAAGTTTTAATCCTTTGTCTGGAAATGTAATGGACAATTTCGATGATATTAAAATTTATCCTGCAAACCTTTTTGTAACCTCGAAAGAAACTCAGGTAAATGCCATTCGCGAAATTCAGGATGACATGGTAAAACAGGTTGATTTCTTTAATGATATTGAAAAACCTTACGAAGCAAAACGCCTGCAGGAGCGCACCGAACTCGATTTAGAAATGATGAAAGAACTCGGTTACTGCAGCGGAATAGAGAATTATTCGCGCTATTTCGACGGCAGATTACCGGGTTCCAGACCATTCTGCCTGCTGGATTATTTTCCTAAAGATTATTTAATGGTGATCGATGAAAGCCACGTTACGATTCCACAGGTTCACGCGATGTATGGCGGCGACCGAAGCCGAAAAGAAGTTTTGGTGGAGCACGGCTTCCGTCTTCCAGCTGCGATGGATAACCGTCCGCTGAAATTTGAAGAATTTGAAGCAATTCAGAATCAGGTGATTTACGTTTCTGCAACACCTGCCGATTACGAACTTGAAAAAAGTGGTGGCGAATATATAGAGCAGCTAATTCGTCCGACAGGCTTGCTGGATCCTGTGATTGAAATTCGGCCTTCTTTAAATCAAATTGATGATTTGATGGAAGAAATTCAAAAACGGGCGGAAGTTGACGAGCGGACTTTGGTGACGACCTTGACCAAAAAAATGGCAGAAGAATTAACCAAGTATTTTACTAAGTTCGGCATCAGAACGCGGTATATTCACTCGGATGTCGAAACTCTGGACCGTATTCAGATTATGCAGGATCTGCGTGTTGGTTTGTTTGATGTTTTGGTCGGTGTCAATTTATTGAGAGAAGGTTTAGATTTACCGGAAGTTTCTCTGGTCGCTATTTTAGATGCCGATAAAGAAGGAATGCTTCGTTCCCGAAGATCGATGACGCAAACCGTGGGAAGAGCCGCCAGGAATCTAAACGGAAAAGCGATTTTGTATGCCGATAAGATGACGAAATCAATGCAGGCAACCATTGATGAAACGCTTTATAGAAGGGGGAAACAAATTGAATACAATGAAAAGCACGGCCAGGTTCCGACTGCTTTGAATAAAAAAATATCCGAGATTTTGGTGGGAAGAAGTAAAGATTTTCCCGATGAAAAATATACCCAAAAACAAATTTTGCAGGAGGTTGCCGAACAGAAAGCCAAATACGGCAGTGATGACATCGAAAAATTAGTGGCTGAAAAACAAAAAGCCATGGAAGCCGCCGCCAAGAATTTGGACTTTATCAAAGCGGCCAAATTGAGAGATGAGATCAATGCGCTGAAAGCTTAA
- the rplU gene encoding 50S ribosomal protein L21 codes for MFAIVEIAGLQYKVEQDQKLFVNRLKGDKGGKVSFDKVLLTVNGSTTIGAPAVSGITVDAVILDHLKADKVIIFKKKRRKGYEKKNGHRQSLTQIQITGITGFDSKKEEKKAAPKAKKEAAVSEEAPVAKKTTKKSDSETAE; via the coding sequence ATGTTTGCAATTGTAGAAATAGCAGGGCTTCAATATAAAGTTGAGCAAGACCAAAAGTTGTTTGTAAACCGTTTGAAAGGCGATAAAGGAGGAAAAGTTTCTTTCGATAAAGTTCTTTTAACTGTAAACGGTTCTACAACAATCGGCGCCCCAGCTGTAAGCGGTATCACTGTTGATGCTGTAATCCTGGACCACTTAAAAGCTGATAAAGTAATCATCTTCAAAAAGAAAAGAAGAAAAGGATACGAAAAGAAAAACGGTCACAGACAGTCTTTAACTCAAATTCAAATTACTGGAATCACTGGTTTCGACAGTAAGAAAGAAGAGAAAAAAGCTGCACCGAAAGCTAAAAAAGAAGCAGCAGTTTCAGAAGAAGCGCCAGTTGCTAAAAAAACAACCAAAAAATCAGACAGCGAAACCGCTGAATAA
- a CDS encoding DUF502 domain-containing protein, which yields MIPKHRFEQILNTFAKSFFQGLLIIGPFALTIWIIWYIVSSIDNIIPAISQQFYPGITFLIVIFSTTLIGYLGSKFIIGRVVVDTFDYILEHTPGIKFIYTSLKDVMTSFVGDKKKFNQPVLIKTSDNPDVWRIGFLTQSDLSSVGFPNYVSVYLPHSYAVSGWVVFVLASNIVALENVTAAQAMKFAVSGGVAGFHSDDNVFKAPE from the coding sequence ATGATACCAAAACACCGATTTGAACAAATACTGAATACTTTCGCAAAATCCTTTTTTCAGGGTTTATTAATTATAGGACCATTTGCCTTAACGATTTGGATCATTTGGTATATCGTTTCGAGTATCGACAATATCATCCCGGCGATATCCCAACAGTTTTATCCGGGAATCACTTTTCTGATCGTTATTTTCTCGACCACTTTAATCGGTTATCTGGGAAGTAAGTTCATTATCGGTCGTGTTGTCGTCGATACGTTCGATTATATCCTGGAACATACGCCCGGAATTAAATTCATCTACACTTCCCTGAAAGATGTGATGACTTCTTTCGTAGGCGATAAAAAGAAATTCAATCAACCCGTGCTCATCAAAACCTCAGATAATCCTGATGTTTGGCGTATCGGTTTTTTGACCCAAAGTGATCTTTCATCCGTAGGTTTTCCCAATTATGTATCGGTGTATCTGCCGCATTCTTACGCAGTTTCTGGCTGGGTAGTGTTCGTTTTGGCAAGCAATATTGTTGCTTTAGAAAATGTAACTGCCGCGCAGGCGATGAAGTTTGCCGTGAGTGGGGGAGTTGCCGGTTTCCATTCTGATGATAATGTTTTTAAAGCGCCGGAATGA
- the thiL gene encoding thiamine-phosphate kinase, with the protein MLEDKNPELTPISKYGEFGLIKHLTENFSFENPSTEVSVGDDCAVINPEGKKVVVSTDVLAEGVHFNLGYVPLKHLGYKAVVVNLSDVAAMNATPTQILVSLAVSSRFPVEALEEIYAGIYMACKHYKVDLVGGDTTSSTSGLVITITAIGLENSENLIKRSGAKPNDLLVVTGDLGGAYMGLQILEREHSVFLANPNMQPEMEGYDYILERQLKPEARTDIKKTLKELDIQPTSMIDVSDGLSSETLHLSDQSKVGFRIYEEKIPMDSLTISTAEELNLNPVMCALNGGEDYELLFTIAPADFEKIRNHPDFTIIGHAVDLEQGNYLVARGSGELVALNAQGWDAFLNKGQ; encoded by the coding sequence ATGTTAGAAGATAAAAATCCTGAATTAACTCCGATTTCCAAATATGGAGAATTTGGGCTCATAAAACATCTTACCGAAAACTTTAGTTTTGAAAATCCTTCTACAGAAGTTTCAGTAGGTGACGATTGCGCGGTAATAAATCCTGAAGGAAAAAAAGTAGTCGTATCTACTGATGTTTTGGCAGAAGGCGTTCATTTCAACTTAGGCTATGTTCCGTTGAAACATTTGGGATACAAAGCGGTTGTCGTTAATTTGAGCGATGTTGCCGCAATGAATGCTACGCCCACTCAAATCCTTGTTTCACTGGCGGTTTCGAGCCGTTTTCCGGTAGAGGCTTTAGAGGAAATCTATGCCGGGATTTATATGGCCTGCAAGCATTACAAAGTCGATTTGGTAGGCGGAGACACCACGAGTTCTACATCTGGACTTGTGATTACCATTACAGCAATTGGGCTTGAAAATTCTGAAAACTTAATTAAAAGAAGCGGCGCAAAACCTAATGATCTGTTGGTCGTAACAGGCGATCTGGGCGGCGCTTATATGGGTTTGCAGATTTTGGAAAGAGAACATTCTGTGTTTCTGGCCAATCCAAATATGCAGCCCGAAATGGAAGGTTATGATTATATTCTCGAAAGACAGCTGAAGCCGGAAGCACGGACTGACATTAAGAAAACACTGAAAGAACTGGATATTCAACCGACTTCTATGATTGATGTTTCTGATGGTTTGTCTTCTGAAACATTACATTTATCGGATCAGAGTAAAGTGGGCTTCCGAATCTACGAAGAAAAAATCCCGATGGATTCTCTAACGATTTCTACGGCAGAAGAATTGAACTTAAATCCTGTAATGTGTGCGCTGAACGGCGGCGAAGATTATGAATTATTATTTACAATCGCGCCGGCTGATTTCGAAAAAATCAGAAACCATCCGGACTTTACCATTATCGGTCATGCGGTAGATTTAGAACAGGGAAATTATTTGGTAGCGAGAGGAAGCGGTGAACTGGTTGCTTTGAACGCGCAAGGTTGGGATGCTTTCCTGAATAAAGGACAGTAA
- a CDS encoding acyl-CoA thioesterase, with amino-acid sequence MSDYHYKFEVRWGDIDANRHLANSSYVMYCAQTRMAFMNSHKMGLKELTRWGIGPVILHERYSFFKEIYADQTVFVSLEIAGMSDDASIYQFVHKFYLPDGTHCATAEATGVWIDTMLRKSTTPPDDVLEVMNEFKSEHVKTLTRQDLKDLPFKPENVEPFHKRNTFTWKKDKDQQIEQ; translated from the coding sequence ATGTCTGATTATCATTATAAATTCGAAGTTCGCTGGGGCGATATCGACGCGAACCGGCACCTTGCAAATTCTTCTTACGTAATGTATTGCGCGCAAACCAGAATGGCGTTCATGAATTCGCATAAAATGGGCTTGAAAGAATTGACCCGATGGGGAATTGGACCTGTAATTTTGCATGAGCGGTATTCTTTTTTTAAAGAAATCTATGCGGATCAAACGGTGTTTGTTTCCTTGGAAATCGCTGGAATGTCTGACGATGCAAGTATTTACCAGTTTGTTCATAAATTTTATCTGCCAGACGGAACCCATTGTGCAACTGCCGAAGCCACAGGAGTTTGGATTGATACGATGTTGAGAAAATCGACAACACCACCCGATGATGTGCTGGAAGTGATGAATGAATTCAAAAGCGAACACGTAAAAACTTTGACAAGACAGGACTTAAAAGATTTGCCTTTCAAACCGGAAAATGTAGAACCTTTTCATAAAAGAAATACCTTTACCTGGAAAAAAGATAAAGATCAACAGATCGAGCAATAA
- the msrB gene encoding peptide-methionine (R)-S-oxide reductase MsrB gives MCSQVKQPEKSTTMENSTTKNNPYYSRTDRTKLNVPNTEWKKILPADVYAVAREAATERPGTGKYNVYDEKGDYYCAVCGNHLFRSDAKFASTCGWPSFFEADKEGTAYKRDSTYGMERTEVLCKRCDSHLGHVFNDGPAPTGTRYCMNSVSLDFVGDSEKAAK, from the coding sequence ATGTGTTCTCAAGTTAAACAACCCGAAAAATCTACCACAATGGAAAACTCAACTACAAAAAACAATCCATACTATTCCCGGACAGACCGTACCAAACTGAACGTTCCCAATACTGAATGGAAAAAAATACTGCCGGCTGATGTATATGCTGTGGCCCGCGAAGCTGCGACCGAAAGACCAGGCACAGGAAAATATAATGTGTATGATGAAAAAGGTGACTATTACTGCGCAGTTTGCGGAAATCATCTATTTCGTTCAGATGCTAAATTTGCATCTACTTGCGGCTGGCCAAGTTTCTTCGAAGCCGATAAAGAAGGCACTGCCTACAAAAGAGATTCCACTTATGGAATGGAAAGAACTGAAGTTTTATGCAAAAGGTGCGACTCTCATTTAGGTCACGTTTTCAATGACGGCCCGGCCCCGACAGGAACGCGGTATTGCATGAATTCTGTCAGTCTGGATTTTGTGGGAGATAGTGAAAAAGCCGCAAAGTAA
- a CDS encoding tryptophanase: MRLPYAEPFRIKMVEEIRQSTREEREEWLKNANYNLFNLKSSQVFIDLLTDSGTGAMSDQQWGAMMTGDESYAGSRSFDKLHETVQNITGYQYLLPTHQGRAAENVLFSVLVKEGDMIPGNSHFDTTKGHIEIRKAHAVDCTVDEAFDIENPHPFKGNIDLQKLENVYKSYPKEKIPFCLITITCNSSGGQPVSLENMKAVKELSDRYGIPIYFDSARFAENAYFIKKREKGQENRTIKEIAKEAFSYGVGMTMSSKKDGLVNIGGFIALNDADIFKKASNFTIIFEGFITYGGMAGRDMAALAVGLNEATEFEYLESRISQVEYLGNKLIDFGIPVQKPIGGHAVFIDALGFLPDVPREEYPAQTLANEIYREAGIRTVEIGTLLADRDPETRENRYPKLELVRLAIPRRTYTNNHMDYIAVAIKNVYDRRNEIKKGYDIVWESEILRHFTVELEKA; this comes from the coding sequence ATGAGACTTCCTTACGCAGAACCCTTTAGAATAAAAATGGTTGAAGAAATTCGCCAATCGACCAGAGAAGAAAGAGAAGAATGGCTAAAGAACGCCAATTATAATTTATTTAATTTAAAATCTTCTCAGGTTTTTATCGACCTGTTAACCGACTCCGGAACTGGCGCAATGAGCGACCAACAATGGGGAGCAATGATGACCGGCGATGAAAGTTATGCGGGCTCCCGAAGTTTTGACAAACTGCACGAAACCGTTCAGAATATCACAGGATATCAATATTTACTTCCAACACACCAGGGAAGAGCCGCAGAAAATGTTTTGTTTTCCGTTTTGGTAAAAGAGGGAGATATGATCCCTGGAAACTCCCACTTTGACACCACAAAAGGGCATATTGAAATCAGAAAAGCCCACGCTGTCGACTGTACAGTCGATGAAGCTTTTGATATTGAAAATCCTCATCCTTTCAAAGGAAATATTGATTTGCAGAAATTAGAAAACGTTTATAAAAGTTATCCAAAAGAAAAAATTCCATTTTGTTTAATTACAATTACGTGTAATTCTTCCGGCGGACAACCGGTTTCCTTAGAAAATATGAAAGCGGTAAAAGAACTTTCAGACCGTTATGGAATTCCAATTTATTTCGATTCAGCCAGATTTGCTGAAAACGCCTACTTCATTAAGAAAAGAGAGAAAGGTCAGGAAAACAGAACCATTAAAGAAATTGCAAAAGAAGCATTTTCTTATGGAGTGGGAATGACCATGAGTTCTAAAAAAGATGGCCTGGTAAACATCGGTGGTTTTATTGCTCTGAATGACGCCGATATTTTTAAGAAAGCTTCTAACTTCACCATTATTTTCGAAGGTTTCATCACTTATGGCGGAATGGCGGGAAGAGATATGGCAGCTTTGGCTGTTGGATTAAATGAAGCCACTGAATTTGAATATCTGGAAAGCCGTATTTCGCAAGTAGAATATTTGGGAAATAAATTAATTGATTTTGGGATTCCTGTGCAGAAGCCAATTGGCGGCCATGCTGTTTTCATTGATGCTCTGGGATTTTTACCTGATGTTCCGAGAGAAGAATATCCTGCCCAAACATTAGCGAACGAAATTTACAGAGAAGCTGGAATCCGGACCGTAGAAATCGGGACTTTACTGGCAGACCGTGATCCGGAAACCCGTGAAAACCGTTATCCAAAATTAGAGTTGGTTCGGCTGGCAATTCCACGCAGAACCTACACCAATAACCATATGGATTATATTGCGGTTGCTATTAAGAACGTGTATGACCGAAGAAATGAAATTAAAAAAGGCTACGATATTGTTTGGGAATCTGAGATCCTGAGACACTTTACGGTAGAATTAGAAAAAGCTTAG
- the miaE gene encoding tRNA-(ms[2]io[6]A)-hydroxylase — translation MFKLRLLTDPRWANIAEGNLEEILTDHAWCEQKATTNAITIITMCPEYPEIVTELLKIAQEELEHFQQVHEIIKKRGYTFGRERKDDYVGQLFKFIVQGTRKEYIIDRMLFAAMIEARSCERFRVLTENIKDEELKAFYKELMISEAGHYTTFIGFARQLGDVEKVNQRWEEWLDYEAEIIKSYGKKETIHG, via the coding sequence ATGTTTAAACTGAGACTTTTGACCGATCCCCGATGGGCAAATATTGCAGAAGGAAATTTAGAGGAAATCCTTACCGATCACGCCTGGTGTGAGCAGAAGGCCACTACGAATGCGATTACAATCATCACCATGTGTCCGGAATACCCTGAAATCGTTACGGAGCTTTTGAAAATTGCACAGGAAGAATTAGAGCATTTTCAGCAGGTTCACGAAATTATAAAAAAACGGGGTTATACATTCGGCCGGGAACGCAAAGATGATTATGTAGGACAGTTATTCAAATTCATTGTTCAGGGAACCCGCAAGGAATATATTATCGACAGAATGCTTTTTGCTGCCATGATTGAAGCCAGAAGCTGTGAGCGGTTCCGGGTATTAACAGAGAATATTAAAGATGAAGAACTGAAAGCCTTCTATAAAGAACTGATGATTTCCGAAGCGGGACATTATACTACTTTTATTGGTTTTGCAAGACAGTTGGGTGATGTTGAAAAGGTAAATCAGCGCTGGGAAGAATGGCTCGATTATGAAGCAGAAATCATTAAATCTTATGGGAAAAAAGAAACCATTCACGGTTAA
- the rpmA gene encoding 50S ribosomal protein L27, producing MAHKKGVGSSKNGRESHSKRLGVKIFGGQEAIAGNIIVRQRGTTHHPGENVGMGKDHTLHALVAGKVVFRKKQNNRSFVSIEPNA from the coding sequence ATGGCACATAAGAAAGGAGTTGGTAGTTCCAAGAATGGTAGAGAATCGCATTCCAAGAGATTGGGAGTTAAGATTTTCGGAGGACAAGAAGCTATCGCCGGTAACATCATCGTGAGACAAAGAGGTACTACTCACCACCCAGGTGAAAACGTAGGAATGGGTAAAGACCATACTTTGCACGCTTTGGTTGCAGGAAAAGTAGTTTTCAGAAAGAAACAAAACAACAGATCATTCGTATCTATTGAACCAAACGCTTAA